The Sedimentisphaera salicampi genome includes a region encoding these proteins:
- a CDS encoding DUF7305 domain-containing protein: MREINKKGSALPTVAVIVMILAMTGLSILKIAQAARMRSARLTAEISAQNAADTGLNMGIDYVYSLWNQNAPDLIDIDYTSPTYNFEGTTADAEYYFTVELSEEFYGYDITSYASAGTQEREVHYRMVIQHPWVGISAKETININVGAGIALLPADYEDFTLVTNLINSNSIVLRNGVHIPGDIIVGPGGDPDSVIDTKREAVIDGETWSMYEEIEYPDVSIPSGLANKTLTIDSSDYVMNESGIYGTISLGNSETLRVEGYVVAVINGDLDLGNGAEIKITSGSSLCLYMAGDLDMGNGSVFSNENFDSASTYEEIRDSVKSVKIYGTPSCENLVFKNSSYLTAGIYAPQAFIDLRNSSDVYGAVMGKDVILKNSANFYFVFDLYSNRDNLISNLKLHRGSWWES, encoded by the coding sequence GTGATCGTAATGATACTTGCAATGACAGGCCTGAGCATATTGAAGATAGCTCAGGCTGCAAGGATGCGTTCTGCAAGATTAACAGCCGAGATAAGCGCACAAAATGCAGCAGACACCGGCCTTAATATGGGGATTGATTATGTTTACAGCCTCTGGAACCAAAACGCCCCCGACCTAATAGACATTGATTACACATCACCAACTTACAATTTCGAGGGCACTACAGCAGATGCAGAATATTACTTCACCGTTGAGCTCTCAGAGGAATTCTACGGCTACGATATAACCTCCTATGCCTCAGCCGGCACTCAGGAGCGGGAAGTACATTACAGGATGGTTATCCAGCACCCTTGGGTTGGAATATCAGCCAAAGAAACAATAAATATAAACGTAGGCGCCGGAATAGCACTCCTGCCGGCAGACTACGAAGATTTCACGCTTGTTACAAATCTGATAAACTCAAACAGCATCGTTCTGCGTAACGGTGTTCATATCCCGGGAGATATTATTGTCGGCCCGGGCGGAGATCCTGATTCGGTTATAGATACTAAAAGAGAAGCGGTAATCGATGGTGAAACTTGGTCTATGTATGAAGAAATAGAATATCCCGATGTTTCAATACCCTCAGGGCTCGCAAATAAAACGCTCACAATTGACAGCAGTGATTATGTAATGAACGAAAGCGGAATTTATGGAACGATATCATTAGGGAACTCAGAAACGCTGAGAGTAGAGGGGTATGTTGTTGCAGTAATTAACGGGGATTTGGATCTCGGCAACGGCGCAGAGATCAAGATAACCAGCGGTTCCTCGCTATGTCTATATATGGCAGGGGATCTTGACATGGGCAATGGCTCTGTATTTTCTAACGAAAATTTCGATTCAGCAAGCACTTACGAAGAGATCAGAGATTCTGTAAAGTCCGTTAAGATTTACGGTACACCGAGCTGTGAGAACCTTGTTTTCAAAAATTCAAGCTATCTTACAGCAGGGATTTACGCCCCTCAGGCATTTATAGACCTTAGGAACAGCTCCGATGTTTACGGAGCTGTCATGGGCAAGGATGTTATCCTTAAAAACAGCGCAAATTTCTATTTCGTTTTCGATTTATATTCAAACAGAGACAACCTTATCTCCAACCTCAAGCTCCACAGGGGAAGCTGGTGGGAGAGTTGA
- the pilM gene encoding pilus assembly protein PilM, which translates to MLNKKNTVSGIHIGADTVRVVQMNYHADNETYRAGSAALSPVQGYFDAEERIRNNVQAINTCKNTIGRKIEKSGFYVTCMNWPDVIVSTFSLPEKSKQELERSLIGEIEQIYPSDLEKAVIDYHVISREKPEDPQQPARANGIIAISQQSSVQNYYSMMRRSGLKSIIIDTDSFALLNCFELLNERRDTAIINVDMSHTIIAIPRRDSVPFVRNIEYGGKNIINSVVKAKGIEKEDFTDSLQNAKESLSDDVLEVLKKSCDTLAQNVNRTLQYCLTQDENLEINHIYITGELSLMPIIVELLSEQMHWTMSQWNPFEKIDKKNITGQDLLDKTGSAFAIAAGLSMRRPEYV; encoded by the coding sequence ATGCTGAACAAGAAAAACACAGTTTCAGGAATACATATAGGCGCAGACACTGTTCGCGTGGTTCAGATGAATTACCATGCCGATAATGAAACTTACCGCGCAGGCAGCGCCGCCCTTTCTCCTGTACAGGGTTATTTCGACGCTGAGGAGAGAATAAGAAATAACGTTCAGGCGATAAATACCTGCAAAAACACCATAGGCCGGAAGATCGAAAAATCAGGATTCTACGTAACGTGTATGAACTGGCCGGATGTGATCGTCAGCACCTTTTCACTGCCCGAAAAATCAAAACAGGAACTGGAAAGATCACTCATCGGAGAAATTGAACAAATATATCCATCCGATTTGGAAAAGGCTGTTATAGATTATCATGTGATATCAAGGGAAAAACCGGAAGACCCTCAGCAGCCAGCCAGAGCAAACGGAATTATCGCAATATCTCAGCAGAGCTCAGTACAGAATTATTATTCAATGATGAGGCGTTCCGGCCTGAAGAGCATAATAATAGATACAGACAGCTTCGCCCTTTTAAACTGTTTTGAACTGCTCAACGAACGCAGAGATACTGCGATAATCAATGTTGATATGTCTCATACTATAATCGCAATCCCTCGGCGGGATTCAGTGCCGTTTGTGAGGAACATCGAATATGGCGGCAAGAACATAATCAACAGTGTTGTTAAGGCTAAGGGCATTGAGAAGGAGGACTTTACAGACTCTCTTCAGAATGCGAAAGAATCTCTTTCAGATGATGTTCTGGAAGTGCTGAAGAAGTCTTGCGATACCCTTGCTCAGAATGTAAACAGGACGCTTCAGTATTGCCTTACGCAGGATGAAAATCTTGAAATAAATCATATATACATAACCGGTGAGCTCTCGCTTATGCCTATTATAGTTGAGCTGCTCAGTGAGCAGATGCACTGGACGATGAGTCAGTGGAACCCGTTTGAGAAAATAGACAAGAAAAACATAACCGGACAGGACTTGCTTGACAAAACAGGTTCGGCTTTTGCAATTGCCGCCGGGCTGTCTATGAGGAGGCCGGAATATGTATGA
- a CDS encoding type IV pilus twitching motility protein PilT, translating to MMKITEALEKAVEQKASDIHINIGLPPVIRKNTVIMGLDFPEITADDLRSFLEEFVYEGGQEKLAKNKDIDFAVMLKSRNRFRVNVHYQRGKPALSFRIIPNSIPELEELELPGAVEEIMGLPRGLVLVTGPTGSGKSTTLASTINKINQQSAKRIITLEDPIEYLFENNLSHIEQRELGRDVTNFASGLKHAMRQDPDIIMLGEMRDLETTSAAITAAETGHLVLSTLHTINAAQTIERIIDIYPDGQQNHIRSLLSNTLKAVVSQTLFQRKDLEGMIPCSEVLICNSAAKNCIRDNRLHEIPNIIETSRQLGMHSLDKSILDTFYRGAIYKSDAVAKSSNQTQMQKLLGKVYDEKDFAPIVF from the coding sequence ATGATGAAGATAACTGAAGCCCTCGAAAAAGCGGTAGAGCAGAAAGCAAGCGATATACATATAAACATTGGACTGCCGCCTGTTATCAGGAAAAACACAGTGATAATGGGCCTCGATTTCCCTGAAATAACGGCCGATGATTTAAGGTCGTTTTTAGAGGAGTTTGTTTATGAAGGCGGGCAGGAAAAACTGGCAAAAAACAAAGACATTGATTTTGCTGTTATGCTTAAAAGCCGGAACCGATTTCGTGTTAACGTGCATTACCAGAGGGGCAAACCCGCCTTGTCTTTCAGAATTATACCTAATTCAATACCAGAACTCGAAGAGCTGGAGCTGCCCGGTGCAGTAGAGGAAATAATGGGACTTCCAAGGGGTCTTGTACTCGTTACTGGCCCTACAGGCTCGGGCAAAAGTACAACCCTTGCGTCGACAATAAATAAAATCAACCAGCAGTCAGCCAAGCGTATAATCACGCTTGAGGATCCGATAGAGTATCTCTTTGAAAATAATCTTAGCCATATTGAACAAAGGGAGCTGGGAAGGGATGTAACGAATTTTGCTTCAGGCCTCAAGCACGCAATGAGGCAGGATCCGGATATCATAATGTTGGGCGAAATGAGAGACCTTGAAACCACTTCCGCTGCAATCACCGCCGCTGAAACAGGGCACCTCGTTTTGAGCACTCTGCACACAATCAATGCCGCCCAGACAATAGAAAGGATTATAGATATCTATCCAGACGGCCAGCAGAACCATATCAGGAGTCTGCTTTCTAATACTCTCAAGGCAGTTGTTTCTCAAACTCTTTTCCAGCGAAAAGATCTTGAGGGTATGATCCCATGTTCGGAGGTTCTGATATGCAATTCAGCAGCCAAGAACTGCATTCGAGATAACCGGCTCCACGAAATACCCAATATTATCGAAACCTCGCGGCAGCTTGGGATGCACTCGCTGGATAAAAGCATACTGGACACTTTCTACAGGGGCGCAATATATAAAAGCGATGCTGTTGCTAAGTCATCCAACCAGACACAAATGCAGAAACTTCTCGGAAAAGTTTACGACGAAAAAGACTTCGCCCCGATAGTTTTTTAA